From Rhodopirellula bahusiensis, one genomic window encodes:
- a CDS encoding DUF5060 domain-containing protein — protein MYHLPISFTNAIAAVTLVLQIACFAGTGVGQERPSVERWDTFELELKGPTTGNPYIDVEFEAEFSKGSRSVTVPGFYDGDGVFKIRFSPDEVGEWSYLTKSGASDLNGQTGAFDCKEAVGDNHGPVKIVNTHYFEYADGEPVYLVGTTAYQWTSVKQSVQEKTVETLATSPFNKIRMCVFPKSYSYGNDTEPWQYPFESKSDFEKPNVEFFQNLDQRVRELRDLGIQADVILFHPYDRWGYQEMGAENNARYVRYLIARLSAYRNVWWSLANEWDIPRIKDAIDWEGIGTLLQKEDPHQRLRGIHNWYYSESHFYDHSQPWVTHVSAQTFFFFNAIPWRKKYGKPLMFDEMRYEGDVASSWGNMSAEEMTSYFWKAGLSGGYGTHGDTFRNDSDSETEVRWWAKGGTLPGKSPDRIAFFREIMEQAPVTKMSPRLVKLSSKPIPDEIPDRMDRSILNELNNNVFVFSEEGVHYLAYTQDAGQAIELDLPPGKKYRFEVFDTWNMKRVSEKVVDGGEFKFTTEIPYTAIRLVSL, from the coding sequence ATGTATCACCTTCCAATATCGTTTACGAATGCCATCGCCGCAGTGACGTTGGTTCTGCAAATCGCCTGCTTTGCCGGCACAGGCGTCGGCCAAGAACGCCCGTCTGTCGAACGCTGGGACACGTTTGAGTTGGAGCTCAAGGGACCAACGACGGGCAACCCATACATTGATGTCGAATTTGAAGCAGAGTTTTCGAAAGGCTCTCGAAGCGTCACGGTGCCTGGTTTCTACGACGGAGATGGCGTCTTCAAGATCCGCTTCTCTCCCGATGAAGTCGGTGAGTGGAGCTATCTCACCAAAAGTGGTGCAAGTGACCTCAACGGACAGACGGGGGCATTTGATTGCAAAGAAGCCGTGGGCGACAACCATGGTCCGGTCAAGATTGTCAACACGCACTACTTTGAATATGCGGATGGCGAACCCGTGTACTTGGTTGGTACCACGGCTTATCAGTGGACCAGCGTCAAGCAGAGTGTCCAAGAGAAGACGGTTGAGACGCTCGCGACATCGCCGTTTAACAAAATTCGGATGTGCGTCTTCCCAAAATCGTATAGCTATGGAAACGACACAGAGCCTTGGCAATATCCCTTTGAATCGAAATCAGACTTTGAAAAGCCAAATGTTGAGTTTTTTCAGAATTTGGATCAACGGGTACGCGAACTTCGTGATCTGGGGATCCAGGCCGATGTCATTCTCTTTCATCCCTACGATCGCTGGGGATATCAGGAGATGGGTGCTGAGAACAACGCACGGTATGTCCGTTACTTGATCGCTCGGCTGTCTGCGTACCGGAATGTTTGGTGGTCGCTCGCTAATGAATGGGATATTCCACGTATCAAGGATGCCATTGATTGGGAGGGCATCGGAACTCTGCTGCAGAAAGAGGATCCGCATCAACGACTGCGAGGCATCCACAACTGGTACTATTCCGAGAGTCACTTTTACGATCACTCTCAACCATGGGTGACCCATGTCAGTGCGCAAACGTTCTTCTTTTTCAACGCGATTCCGTGGCGAAAGAAGTATGGCAAACCGCTGATGTTCGACGAGATGCGATACGAAGGTGACGTTGCCAGCAGTTGGGGCAACATGTCGGCTGAGGAGATGACGAGCTACTTTTGGAAAGCCGGATTGAGCGGCGGATATGGCACGCACGGCGACACATTCCGAAATGATTCCGATAGTGAGACCGAAGTCCGTTGGTGGGCAAAGGGAGGAACGTTGCCAGGAAAAAGCCCGGATCGAATCGCATTCTTTCGCGAGATCATGGAGCAGGCTCCCGTCACCAAGATGTCACCTCGTTTGGTGAAGTTGAGTTCGAAACCGATTCCTGACGAGATTCCGGATCGGATGGATCGAAGCATCCTGAATGAATTGAACAACAACGTGTTTGTCTTCAGTGAAGAGGGCGTCCACTACCTCGCGTACACGCAGGACGCTGGCCAAGCGATTGAATTGGATCTTCCGCCCGGCAAGAAGTATCGTTTCGAAGTCTTTGACACCTGGAACATGAAACGGGTCTCAGAGAAGGTAGTCGATGGCGGCGAGTTCAAATTCACGACCGAAATTCCATACACGGCGATTCGTCTGGTTTCGCTGTGA
- a CDS encoding NAD-dependent epimerase/dehydratase family protein: MMRILFTGGSGKAGRHVVAHLVKQGHRVLNLDLVPSNVDGVSDITVDLTDAGQVFSAFSGLTKLDDLDADPGSLRFDAVIHFAAIARILLRPDSECFRINTTSAYNVLEAAVKLGIPKILFASSETTYGVCFAQGEVKPNYVPVDEQHPTVPHDAYAMSKVCNEACGRSFQARSGMDIYALRINNMIEPHEYEELVPQWNSDASCRRRNIFAYIDTRDLSHFVERALATDGLGYQVFNVANEDSSVGMSSAEVIKNFYADVPQRRELGEFETFYSIDKAKEMLGFSPQSRWRNA; this comes from the coding sequence ATGATGCGGATTCTGTTTACTGGTGGGTCGGGCAAAGCCGGACGTCACGTCGTTGCTCATTTGGTCAAACAGGGGCACCGAGTTTTGAATCTCGACCTTGTTCCTTCCAACGTCGACGGTGTGTCTGATATCACGGTTGACTTAACCGATGCCGGGCAAGTCTTCTCCGCTTTCTCGGGGCTGACAAAATTGGACGATTTGGATGCGGATCCGGGAAGTCTTCGATTCGATGCGGTCATTCATTTTGCTGCGATCGCTCGGATCTTGCTGCGTCCTGATTCGGAGTGTTTCCGGATCAACACGACTTCGGCTTACAACGTTCTTGAAGCGGCAGTGAAGTTGGGGATTCCCAAGATTCTGTTCGCGTCTTCGGAAACGACCTACGGAGTCTGCTTCGCTCAGGGCGAAGTCAAGCCGAACTATGTTCCGGTGGACGAACAGCATCCGACGGTGCCGCACGACGCTTACGCAATGTCAAAGGTTTGCAATGAAGCGTGCGGTCGTAGCTTCCAAGCTCGTTCGGGTATGGACATCTATGCCTTGCGAATCAACAACATGATTGAACCTCATGAGTACGAGGAATTGGTTCCTCAATGGAACAGCGATGCTTCATGCCGACGTCGCAACATCTTCGCGTACATCGACACGCGTGACCTGAGCCACTTTGTGGAACGTGCTTTGGCGACCGATGGACTTGGGTATCAGGTATTCAACGTTGCCAACGAAGATTCTTCGGTGGGAATGTCGAGCGCCGAAGTGATCAAGAATTTCTACGCCGATGTCCCTCAGCGACGGGAACTTGGTGAATTCGAAACGTTCTATTCCATCGACAAGGCAAAAGAGATGCTGGGATTCTCACCGCAATCACGCTGGCGAAACGCGTGA
- a CDS encoding ThuA domain-containing protein codes for MNRAFRFCFVTLSCMLVTLLWGRSAVGQEKIDVLLITGQSSKYHNWQVQSTAFERILKDAGLFEVKTLTPPASGEDMSGFDPVWSDFDAVLLDYEGDDWPDATKKSFEEYMKQGGGLVVVHATNNAFPQWQAFLEMTGLGGWGGRTEEWGPKVRWRDGKTVLDMSSGTAVHPSRHDFPVVSRAPDHPIMKGLPSMWMHANDELYSQLRGPANDLTVLATASAVTSMRNGTGENEPILMTIQYGKGRVFHTTLAHVGPNQTEPVDSLQCVGFITTLQRGTEWAATGTVTQKVPEDFPTAVHTSLRQ; via the coding sequence ATGAACAGAGCATTCCGTTTTTGTTTCGTCACTCTTTCGTGCATGTTGGTGACGTTGCTGTGGGGGAGGTCGGCGGTTGGGCAAGAGAAGATTGACGTGTTGTTGATCACGGGCCAATCGTCCAAGTACCACAACTGGCAAGTCCAAAGCACGGCATTCGAACGAATCCTCAAGGACGCTGGGTTGTTTGAAGTGAAAACGCTGACGCCCCCCGCATCAGGCGAAGACATGTCAGGGTTTGATCCGGTGTGGAGCGACTTCGATGCGGTGTTGCTGGACTACGAAGGCGACGATTGGCCCGATGCCACGAAGAAGTCGTTTGAAGAGTACATGAAACAGGGAGGTGGCTTGGTCGTCGTTCACGCAACCAATAACGCATTCCCTCAGTGGCAAGCCTTCCTTGAAATGACCGGGTTGGGCGGCTGGGGTGGACGGACGGAAGAGTGGGGGCCGAAGGTTCGTTGGCGGGACGGAAAGACTGTCTTGGACATGTCTTCAGGTACCGCCGTGCACCCGTCCCGTCATGACTTTCCTGTCGTCTCCCGTGCACCGGATCATCCGATCATGAAGGGGTTGCCATCAATGTGGATGCATGCAAACGACGAGCTGTATTCGCAACTTCGCGGACCCGCGAATGATTTGACTGTGCTGGCGACCGCGTCGGCAGTCACGTCGATGCGTAACGGAACCGGCGAGAACGAGCCTATCTTGATGACGATCCAGTACGGAAAGGGCCGTGTCTTTCACACCACGCTTGCGCACGTCGGTCCCAATCAAACGGAACCGGTCGACTCGCTGCAGTGTGTCGGGTTCATCACGACTCTCCAGCGTGGCACGGAGTGGGCAGCCACCGGAACAGTGACCCAAAAGGTTCCAGAGGATTTTCCAACCGCAGTTCACACCTCGCTTCGTCAATAG
- a CDS encoding DUF1593 domain-containing protein codes for MTLAIAGVANADKPRLYVLTDIENEPDDAMSLVRLLTYANQIDIEGLAATTSVHQQRRTAPDRIRRIVKAYGEVRDNLEKHEPGFPTADELLDRVTEGLAVYGMQGVGAGKDSEASDDLIQAVDREDSRPIWVTAWGGPSVLAQALWKVRETRTADELKAFIQKIRVYTISDQDDSGPWIREQFPDLFYVASPGFYPGGAYQHATWSGISGDYFHARCDGADFSLVTNEWLDKNIRRKGPLGEEYPHWEYLMEGDTPSFLNLIDNGLNESEHPDWGGWGGRYELYTPRMQKWFLQAETRPFWSNAEDEVLGMDGRWHRGNHETIWRWREAYQNDFAARMDWTIKSVEDANHPPVVNLAHANRLTAKKGDVVELSAKGSSDPDGDLLSYEWFYYPEAGSFLCSSSTNARPVAINGFDNETASFTVPTRTVMPPGTGTMHFIVAVTDHGSPRLTRYARVIVDVVK; via the coding sequence GTGACCCTCGCGATCGCTGGCGTTGCAAATGCAGACAAGCCTCGTCTGTATGTTTTGACCGACATCGAAAATGAGCCCGACGATGCGATGTCGTTGGTTCGATTGCTGACCTACGCCAACCAGATCGACATCGAGGGGCTGGCCGCGACGACTTCGGTGCACCAGCAACGGCGGACGGCACCGGATCGGATTCGCCGAATCGTCAAGGCTTACGGTGAAGTTCGTGACAACTTGGAAAAGCACGAACCGGGGTTTCCGACTGCGGACGAACTTCTTGACCGCGTGACGGAAGGTCTTGCTGTTTATGGCATGCAAGGCGTCGGTGCGGGCAAGGATTCCGAAGCATCCGACGACTTGATTCAGGCCGTCGATCGCGAAGACTCTCGTCCAATTTGGGTGACGGCCTGGGGCGGGCCAAGCGTGCTAGCTCAGGCATTGTGGAAAGTTCGAGAAACCCGCACCGCCGATGAACTGAAAGCGTTCATCCAGAAAATTCGCGTTTATACAATCTCGGACCAGGACGACAGCGGTCCCTGGATCCGCGAGCAGTTCCCGGATCTATTCTATGTGGCCAGCCCAGGGTTCTATCCGGGAGGCGCCTATCAGCATGCGACTTGGAGTGGGATCAGCGGTGACTACTTTCACGCCCGTTGTGACGGAGCGGATTTCTCGTTGGTGACCAACGAATGGCTCGACAAGAACATTCGTCGCAAAGGGCCACTCGGCGAGGAGTACCCGCATTGGGAATACTTGATGGAGGGTGACACGCCGTCCTTTTTGAATCTGATCGACAATGGTTTGAACGAATCGGAACACCCGGATTGGGGTGGATGGGGCGGACGCTACGAGTTGTACACACCGCGAATGCAGAAGTGGTTTTTGCAGGCCGAGACTCGTCCGTTCTGGTCCAACGCCGAGGACGAAGTGTTGGGAATGGACGGCCGTTGGCATCGCGGCAACCACGAAACGATCTGGAGATGGCGAGAGGCTTACCAAAACGATTTCGCCGCACGAATGGACTGGACGATCAAATCCGTGGAAGATGCAAATCATCCTCCGGTCGTGAATTTGGCGCACGCGAATCGTCTGACCGCGAAGAAGGGCGACGTCGTTGAATTGAGTGCGAAGGGATCCAGCGATCCGGATGGTGATCTTCTGTCGTATGAATGGTTCTACTACCCAGAAGCGGGAAGCTTTCTTTGCTCGAGTAGCACGAATGCTCGTCCAGTCGCAATCAATGGCTTTGACAACGAGACAGCTTCGTTCACCGTTCCGACGCGAACAGTGATGCCGCCGGGCACTGGTACCATGCATTTCATCGTGGCGGTCACGGATCATGGTTCGCCTCGGCTGACCCGCTACGCTCGTGTGATCGTGGATGTTGTGAAATGA
- a CDS encoding DUF1593 domain-containing protein translates to MTNRLVRCLLALCVLAGVSRPVAAQDALVSDVGERHRVIVSTDIGGTDPDDFQSMVHLLLYADVLDIEGLIASPFGDGRKSDLLRVIDCYEADYRNLRKHSDGYPTADQLRGITKQGEIERAPYAGFRKSTEGSRWIIKCANREDSRPLHVLVWGGLEDLAQALHDSPDILPKLRVHWIGGPNKKWSADAYQYIVANHPQLWMIESNSTYRGWFVGGNQSGDWSNKGFVASKIEGRGKLGEFFVRQMADIKMGDTPTVAWLLHGNPSDPSRPSWGGRFVRAWERPMLRLDRMPVEEDRMEIFGVLELGLAIDSSDRPSRAVLVVENQRLEGHLGDDSMVRFRFCPKAANRYDFRIESDSTVLDGQRGSITVANPSPKLANQPSADLPNWWTDDPAMGASEGPHRGAKTVNRWREDYLHDFELRVNRCLP, encoded by the coding sequence ATGACCAACCGTTTGGTGAGATGTCTGCTTGCTTTGTGTGTCCTGGCCGGTGTTAGTCGGCCTGTAGCGGCGCAAGATGCTTTGGTGTCAGACGTCGGCGAGCGGCATCGAGTCATCGTTTCGACTGATATTGGCGGGACGGACCCGGATGACTTTCAGTCGATGGTGCACTTGTTGTTGTATGCGGATGTGCTGGACATCGAAGGTCTCATTGCTTCGCCTTTTGGTGATGGGCGAAAGAGCGATCTCCTGCGAGTGATCGATTGCTATGAAGCGGACTATCGAAATCTGCGGAAGCATTCCGATGGCTATCCGACGGCAGATCAACTCCGCGGAATCACCAAGCAAGGTGAAATCGAGCGGGCTCCGTACGCGGGTTTCCGGAAGTCAACCGAAGGGTCTCGCTGGATCATCAAGTGTGCAAATCGCGAGGATTCGCGTCCGCTGCATGTGTTGGTATGGGGCGGTTTGGAAGATCTGGCTCAGGCACTGCATGACTCGCCCGACATCTTGCCGAAGTTGCGTGTGCACTGGATTGGTGGCCCCAATAAGAAGTGGTCGGCCGACGCGTACCAGTACATTGTTGCCAACCATCCGCAATTGTGGATGATCGAATCGAACTCGACTTACCGAGGTTGGTTTGTCGGCGGGAATCAATCGGGTGACTGGAGCAACAAAGGCTTCGTCGCATCGAAAATCGAAGGCCGAGGAAAGCTCGGTGAATTCTTTGTGCGTCAAATGGCCGACATCAAAATGGGTGACACACCCACGGTCGCTTGGTTGTTGCACGGAAATCCTTCTGATCCATCCAGGCCCAGTTGGGGTGGACGCTTTGTCCGAGCCTGGGAACGACCGATGCTTCGTCTTGACCGTATGCCAGTCGAAGAAGATCGAATGGAGATCTTTGGCGTTTTGGAGTTGGGGCTAGCGATCGATTCAAGCGATCGTCCATCGAGGGCAGTCTTGGTGGTTGAGAACCAGCGTTTGGAAGGTCACCTTGGTGATGACTCGATGGTTCGATTTCGGTTTTGTCCCAAGGCCGCCAATCGATACGACTTTCGAATCGAGAGCGACTCAACAGTGCTGGACGGTCAACGCGGATCAATCACGGTTGCGAACCCGTCACCAAAGCTCGCCAATCAACCATCCGCGGACTTACCGAATTGGTGGACGGACGACCCAGCCATGGGGGCCTCGGAGGGGCCTCATCGCGGTGCGAAAACGGTCAATCGTTGGCGGGAAGACTACCTGCACGATTTCGAGTTGCGAGTAAATCGCTGTCTTCCTTGA
- a CDS encoding putative sensor domain DACNV-containing protein: MLRVDGGSSVDLDIVNEGTQQHGCHSVENVLSGTAKSMDQFSSYPAEMAAVLAKQWESRGFPLELLPSTASMVSLLDVCYQASLLREEDTPVRCRVIYASPTQLRGMAIQEPQPHVLSFAEPAILSPHNLRKLYAAADFYRAALAVTTDESGVLVIWGLVVTGTEWVNRVEGSRFDGVSLPPNLVVQAIRPGHLVASSGYMRVLETNQGQLLIDGFDPFRSTWISGRFSSVREAMLSRLPEDHVNNSVTTKVCESFVRDLAQSVVRRVLRLVRNRRHGGLMVVLPNGAHEDGTCEQWLRFRVQFQSDDSTLLYHGMMVRLMARALEVAKTRQLAILTWSDYQQFRDAELRRFDDQLIDFSHFLADMMTVDGALILDHSFRLIGFGGEILGDTPVQTIHRATDIEGHQTVAERADSAGTRHRSAYRLVNGLNQSIAVVVSQDGDVRFVAHHNGKLTYWPYLP, encoded by the coding sequence TTGCTGCGTGTTGACGGTGGAAGCTCGGTCGATCTGGACATTGTCAACGAAGGCACGCAGCAGCATGGATGCCATTCAGTTGAAAATGTCTTGTCGGGGACCGCGAAAAGCATGGATCAGTTCTCTTCTTACCCCGCCGAAATGGCGGCGGTGCTAGCGAAACAATGGGAATCCCGTGGGTTCCCGTTGGAGTTGCTTCCGTCGACAGCGTCCATGGTTTCTTTGTTGGATGTTTGCTATCAAGCAAGCTTGTTGCGGGAGGAAGACACGCCGGTTCGTTGTCGCGTGATTTACGCGAGCCCCACGCAATTGCGAGGCATGGCGATCCAGGAACCTCAGCCTCATGTGTTGTCATTTGCGGAACCAGCGATCCTAAGCCCGCACAATTTAAGAAAGCTGTATGCTGCGGCGGACTTCTATCGTGCCGCGCTCGCCGTCACGACGGATGAGTCGGGCGTGTTGGTGATTTGGGGCTTGGTGGTGACCGGAACCGAATGGGTCAACCGAGTTGAAGGCAGTCGTTTTGACGGTGTTTCGCTGCCTCCCAATTTGGTTGTCCAAGCGATCCGGCCTGGGCACTTGGTTGCATCCTCGGGGTACATGCGAGTTCTCGAGACCAACCAAGGCCAGTTGTTGATCGATGGATTTGATCCGTTTCGATCGACATGGATCTCGGGCCGATTCTCAAGCGTACGGGAGGCGATGCTCAGTCGGCTTCCGGAGGACCATGTCAACAACTCTGTCACCACCAAGGTTTGCGAATCGTTTGTACGAGATTTGGCTCAAAGTGTTGTTCGGCGGGTGCTTCGATTGGTCCGCAATCGACGGCACGGCGGATTGATGGTCGTGCTGCCAAACGGGGCACACGAAGATGGAACGTGCGAGCAATGGTTGCGTTTTCGCGTACAGTTTCAGTCCGATGATTCGACGCTGCTCTACCACGGCATGATGGTGCGACTGATGGCAAGAGCTTTGGAGGTCGCGAAAACGCGGCAGCTGGCCATTTTGACTTGGAGCGACTACCAGCAATTCCGCGATGCGGAGTTGCGACGCTTTGACGATCAGTTGATCGACTTCAGCCACTTTCTGGCGGACATGATGACGGTTGATGGAGCTTTGATTCTTGACCATAGCTTTCGATTGATCGGATTCGGCGGAGAGATCCTTGGTGACACGCCAGTCCAAACGATTCATCGAGCGACTGACATCGAGGGGCACCAGACCGTTGCTGAACGAGCCGATTCGGCCGGCACGCGACATCGCTCTGCCTACCGGTTGGTCAATGGGCTGAACCAGTCGATTGCCGTGGTGGTTTCGCAAGATGGCGACGTTCGATTCGTCGCTCACCACAATGGAAAGCTCACCTATTGGCCATATCTTCCGTAG
- a CDS encoding ArsR/SmtB family transcription factor, protein MKLKSDPTAEDFAKLAWAIAHPARVQIVRFLIGREACMCGEIVNQLPLAQSTVSQHLKILKESGLIQGEVDGPKVCYCINEDRLQKLKSFVTEL, encoded by the coding sequence GTGAAGCTGAAAAGCGATCCCACGGCGGAGGATTTCGCCAAGCTCGCATGGGCGATCGCTCATCCGGCTCGCGTGCAGATCGTTCGGTTTCTGATCGGTCGAGAAGCGTGTATGTGCGGCGAGATTGTGAATCAGTTGCCACTTGCACAGTCGACCGTCTCACAGCATTTAAAGATCCTGAAAGAGTCTGGATTGATCCAGGGCGAGGTGGATGGCCCGAAGGTGTGTTACTGCATCAACGAAGACCGTCTGCAGAAGCTCAAATCGTTCGTCACCGAGCTTTAG